Proteins co-encoded in one Streptomyces sp. NBC_01283 genomic window:
- a CDS encoding BMP family protein gives MRRVSRIAAAGIATAALAVSATACGGTSSDAAGSKSDGKGKGVAIAYDVGGKGDQSFNDAATAGMDKAAKDLKIGKKAVEPTDGESDADKAQRLTELAKQGYNPVIGIGYAYAPAVKEVAAKFPKVTFGIVDDATIKADNVSDLVFNEEQSSYLAGVAAAKATKKKSVGFIGGVDNPLIRKFEAGFVQGVQATDKSVKIKRQFLTEKAEDGGFSSPDKGKEGASGQIEGGADVVYHAAGLSGQGVIEAAAAKKVWAIGVDSDQYKQKALAKYKKYILTSATKDVAGAVYNLTKSVQDDNAKGGVVRADLASGGVALADSNPEFKSMKDLQAALKKAEQDITSGKIKVKTTL, from the coding sequence ATGCGCCGGGTTTCCCGAATCGCCGCAGCGGGCATCGCGACCGCCGCACTCGCCGTATCCGCCACCGCTTGCGGCGGCACGTCCAGCGACGCCGCAGGCTCCAAGAGCGACGGCAAGGGCAAGGGCGTCGCCATCGCGTACGACGTCGGCGGCAAGGGCGACCAGTCCTTCAACGACGCCGCGACCGCCGGCATGGACAAGGCCGCCAAGGACCTGAAGATCGGCAAGAAGGCCGTCGAGCCGACGGACGGCGAGTCCGACGCCGACAAGGCCCAGCGTCTCACCGAGCTCGCCAAGCAGGGCTACAACCCGGTGATCGGCATCGGCTACGCCTACGCGCCCGCCGTGAAGGAGGTCGCCGCGAAGTTCCCGAAGGTCACCTTCGGCATCGTCGACGACGCCACCATCAAGGCGGACAACGTCTCGGACCTGGTCTTCAACGAGGAGCAGTCCTCGTACCTGGCGGGCGTCGCCGCGGCCAAGGCCACCAAGAAGAAGAGCGTCGGCTTCATCGGCGGTGTGGACAACCCGCTGATCCGCAAGTTCGAGGCCGGCTTCGTCCAGGGCGTCCAGGCCACCGACAAGTCGGTCAAGATCAAGCGCCAGTTCCTCACCGAGAAGGCCGAGGACGGCGGCTTCTCCAGCCCGGACAAGGGCAAGGAGGGCGCCAGCGGCCAGATCGAGGGCGGTGCCGACGTGGTCTACCACGCCGCGGGTCTCTCGGGTCAGGGCGTCATCGAGGCGGCGGCCGCCAAGAAGGTCTGGGCGATCGGTGTCGACTCCGACCAGTACAAGCAGAAGGCCCTCGCCAAGTACAAGAAGTACATCCTGACCTCGGCGACCAAGGACGTCGCCGGAGCGGTGTACAACCTGACGAAGTCGGTCCAGGATGACAACGCCAAGGGCGGCGTGGTCCGTGCGGACCTGGCGTCCGGTGGCGTCGCGCTCGCCGACTCGAACCCCGAGTTCAAGAGCATGAAGGACCTGCAGGCCGCCCTGAAGAAGGCCGAGCAGGACATCACCAGCGGCAAGATCAAGGTCAAGACCACGCTGTAG
- a CDS encoding BMP family protein → MRLRGGSRGIHGSRGSRLSQVAVVVASLALAASACGKTSNEASQDDDKDDKSSGSSEYKGKGIGLAYDIGGKGDQSFNDAAYSGYSKARKDFKVGGVDMEPGDGESSADKVQRLEQLARQGYNPVIGVGFVYAPAVKEAAEKFPKTTFGIIDDNTVKADNVADLVFHEEQGSYLAGVAAAKATKADHVGFIGGVDINLIHKFEAGFVQGVKSVDPKIKIEKRYLTEKPEEGGFSSPDKGQNAASGQIESGADVIYHAAGLSGQGVIQEAGSQKVWAIGVDSDQYKQKALAKYKDYILGSALKDVGGAVYDLTKSVVEGKPMTGEQRYDLKSGRVGFSDTNPKYTAMKDVVAAVEKAKKDIIDGKVTVKTVP, encoded by the coding sequence ATGCGTCTTCGTGGTGGATCTCGTGGAATCCACGGATCTCGTGGATCGAGGCTTTCCCAAGTGGCCGTGGTGGTGGCGTCCCTCGCCCTCGCGGCCTCGGCGTGCGGCAAGACCAGCAACGAGGCTTCGCAGGACGACGACAAGGACGACAAGTCCTCGGGGTCCTCGGAGTACAAGGGCAAGGGCATAGGCCTGGCGTACGACATCGGCGGCAAGGGCGACCAGTCCTTCAACGACGCCGCGTACTCCGGCTACTCCAAGGCCCGCAAGGACTTCAAGGTCGGCGGCGTCGACATGGAGCCGGGCGACGGCGAGTCCAGCGCCGACAAGGTGCAGCGTCTGGAGCAGCTGGCGCGGCAGGGCTACAACCCGGTGATCGGCGTCGGCTTCGTCTACGCGCCCGCCGTGAAGGAAGCCGCCGAGAAGTTCCCGAAGACCACCTTCGGCATCATCGACGACAACACGGTGAAGGCGGACAACGTCGCCGACCTCGTCTTCCACGAGGAGCAGGGCTCGTACCTGGCCGGTGTCGCCGCGGCCAAGGCCACCAAGGCCGACCACGTCGGATTCATCGGCGGCGTCGACATCAACCTCATCCACAAGTTTGAGGCCGGCTTCGTACAGGGCGTGAAGTCCGTCGACCCGAAGATCAAGATCGAGAAGCGGTATCTGACCGAGAAGCCCGAGGAGGGCGGCTTCTCCAGCCCCGACAAGGGACAGAACGCGGCCAGTGGCCAGATCGAGTCGGGCGCCGACGTGATCTACCACGCGGCGGGGCTCTCCGGTCAGGGCGTGATCCAGGAGGCGGGCTCGCAGAAGGTGTGGGCGATCGGCGTCGACTCCGACCAGTACAAGCAGAAGGCCCTGGCCAAGTACAAGGACTACATCCTCGGCTCGGCCCTCAAGGACGTCGGCGGCGCCGTCTACGACCTCACCAAGTCGGTCGTCGAGGGCAAGCCGATGACGGGCGAGCAGCGCTACGACCTGAAGTCGGGACGCGTCGGGTTCTCCGACACGAATCCGAAGTACACGGCGATGAAGGACGTGGTCGCCGCCGTGGAGAAGGCCAAGAAGGACATCATCGACGGCAAGGTCACGGTCAAGACCGTTCCGTAG
- a CDS encoding M20 family metallopeptidase, which produces MSRDSERGSGADLPGETAGDAPGEAALPGALPDALRAELIAFRRDLHMHPELGNQEFRTTAALKARLERAGLEPRVLDIGTGLVCDIGAEEWDGVRPMLALRADIDALPIPDTKLGVPYRSTVPDRAHACGHDVHTTVVLGAGLVLAELAKQGQLPCPVRLIFQPAEEVLPGGAPDAIESGVLDGVGRIIGVHCDPRVDAGKIGLRHGAITSACDRLEVSLDGAGGHTARPHLTTDLVTAAAKVVTEVPALVARRIDARSGLAVTWGRIESGHACNVIPQHAELSGTVRCLDLTAWRKAPDLVHGAIQEIADLYRAKSEVNYIRGVPPVVNDPEVTELLRESMELRRGPQAVEDTEQSLGGEDFSWYLEHVPGAMARLGVRTPGERTVRDLHQGDFDADESAITAGVELFTAAALLDGAR; this is translated from the coding sequence ATGTCACGAGATTCCGAGCGAGGGTCCGGGGCTGATCTGCCCGGGGAAACAGCGGGGGACGCCCCCGGGGAAGCAGCACTCCCCGGTGCGCTCCCGGATGCCTTGCGCGCCGAACTCATCGCCTTCCGCCGCGACTTGCACATGCACCCCGAGCTCGGAAACCAGGAGTTCCGCACCACCGCGGCGCTCAAGGCCCGGCTGGAGCGCGCGGGTCTCGAACCCCGCGTACTCGACATCGGCACGGGACTCGTCTGTGACATCGGCGCCGAGGAGTGGGACGGCGTGCGCCCCATGCTCGCGCTGCGTGCCGACATCGACGCGCTGCCCATCCCGGACACCAAGCTGGGCGTTCCGTACCGCTCCACCGTGCCCGACCGCGCCCACGCCTGCGGGCACGACGTGCACACCACCGTGGTGCTCGGCGCCGGGCTCGTCCTCGCCGAGCTCGCGAAGCAGGGGCAACTGCCCTGCCCCGTACGGCTGATCTTCCAGCCCGCCGAGGAGGTCCTGCCCGGCGGCGCGCCCGACGCCATCGAGTCGGGTGTGCTCGACGGGGTGGGCCGCATCATCGGCGTGCACTGCGACCCCCGTGTCGACGCCGGGAAGATCGGGCTGCGGCACGGCGCGATCACCTCCGCCTGCGACCGGCTCGAGGTGTCACTGGACGGCGCGGGCGGTCACACCGCGCGCCCCCACCTGACCACCGACCTCGTGACCGCCGCCGCCAAGGTCGTCACCGAGGTGCCCGCCCTGGTCGCCCGCCGCATCGACGCCCGCTCGGGGCTCGCGGTGACCTGGGGCCGCATCGAGTCCGGCCACGCCTGCAACGTCATCCCGCAGCACGCCGAACTCTCCGGCACCGTCCGCTGCCTGGACCTCACCGCCTGGCGGAAGGCGCCCGACCTGGTGCACGGCGCCATCCAGGAGATCGCCGACCTGTACCGCGCCAAGTCCGAGGTGAACTACATCCGCGGGGTGCCGCCCGTGGTGAACGACCCCGAGGTGACCGAGCTGTTGCGCGAATCCATGGAGCTGCGGCGCGGGCCGCAGGCCGTCGAGGACACCGAACAGAGCCTGGGCGGCGAGGACTTCTCCTGGTACCTGGAGCACGTGCCGGGCGCCATGGCCCGCCTCGGCGTCCGTACGCCCGGCGAGCGCACCGTCCGCGATCTGCACCAGGGCGACTTCGACGCCGACGAGTCGGCGATCACGGCGGGTGTCGAGCTCTTCACCGCCGCGGCACTGCTCGACGGCGCCCGGTAG
- a CDS encoding TetR/AcrR family transcriptional regulator, with translation MRADAQKNRDHLLAVAGTAIAEQGVEVSLRDIARRADVGLATLLRHFPTREALLDALLRTSFDELTARAGELETSSAPDEALVSWLRDCVVWTTEYRGVTVLMAAAIEDPDSALHASCVTLRSAGARLLARAQAAGTARGDIDGSDVFALVAMLAWLGDQPSLAPRAERLFGVVASALLTSAGGS, from the coding sequence ATGCGGGCCGACGCCCAGAAGAACCGCGACCACCTGCTCGCCGTAGCGGGCACCGCCATCGCCGAGCAGGGCGTGGAGGTGTCCCTGCGCGACATCGCGCGCAGGGCCGACGTCGGGCTCGCGACGCTGCTGCGCCACTTCCCGACGCGCGAGGCGCTGCTCGACGCCCTGCTCCGCACGAGCTTCGACGAGCTGACGGCCAGGGCGGGCGAGCTGGAGACGTCGAGCGCACCCGACGAAGCCCTGGTCTCCTGGCTGCGCGACTGCGTCGTGTGGACCACCGAGTACCGGGGTGTGACCGTCCTGATGGCGGCCGCCATCGAGGACCCCGATTCCGCGCTCCACGCTTCGTGCGTCACCCTGCGCTCGGCCGGCGCGCGCCTCCTCGCCCGCGCCCAGGCCGCGGGCACGGCGCGCGGCGACATCGACGGCTCCGATGTGTTCGCGCTGGTGGCCATGCTGGCCTGGCTCGGCGATCAGCCCTCGCTCGCCCCGCGCGCCGAGCGCCTCTTCGGGGTGGTCGCGAGCGCGCTCCTGACGAGCGCGGGGGGCAGCTGA
- a CDS encoding NADP-dependent oxidoreductase has product MPTQPTQPTMRAVRLLEHGGPEVLRYDEVPMPEPGPGEVLVRVHAAGINPPDWYLRDGMSNLPPETRPRFELPVIPGTDLSGVVEAVAADVDGFSVGDEVFGLLRFPSFEGHAYAEYVAAPASDLALKPVGIDHVHAAGAPMAGLTAWQFLIELGHDHPSPFQAARHRPVPLGADTTVLVNGAAGGVGHFAVQLAKWQGARVIAVASGGHEAFLRELGADEFIDYTKGRPEELVHDVDVVLDAVGGPDSRRFLRTLKRGGSHFPVFFGAFDDEETAKLGVTVTGTQVRSNGAQLAELGRLLDAGTVRVAIDSTFALADARAAHERAARGHIRGKIVLTVP; this is encoded by the coding sequence ATGCCGACACAGCCGACACAGCCGACGATGAGGGCGGTCCGGCTCCTGGAGCACGGCGGGCCCGAGGTACTGCGCTACGACGAGGTGCCGATGCCCGAGCCGGGGCCGGGCGAGGTGCTCGTCCGCGTCCACGCGGCCGGCATCAATCCCCCCGACTGGTACCTGCGGGACGGGATGTCCAACCTGCCTCCGGAGACGAGGCCGAGGTTCGAGCTGCCCGTGATCCCCGGGACGGATCTCTCCGGCGTCGTCGAGGCGGTCGCCGCGGATGTGGACGGCTTCTCCGTCGGCGACGAGGTCTTCGGTCTGCTGCGTTTCCCCAGCTTCGAGGGCCACGCCTACGCCGAGTACGTGGCCGCGCCCGCCTCGGACCTCGCACTCAAACCGGTCGGCATCGATCACGTGCACGCCGCCGGAGCGCCCATGGCCGGGCTCACCGCATGGCAGTTCCTGATCGAGCTCGGGCACGATCACCCGTCGCCCTTCCAGGCGGCCCGGCATCGTCCGGTGCCGCTCGGAGCCGACACGACGGTGCTCGTCAACGGCGCCGCGGGCGGCGTGGGGCACTTCGCGGTCCAGCTCGCGAAGTGGCAGGGCGCCCGCGTCATCGCGGTGGCGTCGGGCGGTCATGAAGCGTTCCTGCGCGAGCTCGGCGCCGACGAGTTCATCGACTACACGAAGGGGCGCCCCGAGGAACTCGTGCACGACGTCGACGTCGTCCTCGACGCAGTCGGCGGCCCCGACAGCAGGCGCTTCCTGCGCACGCTCAAGCGCGGCGGCTCCCACTTCCCCGTGTTCTTCGGTGCGTTCGACGATGAAGAGACCGCGAAGCTGGGCGTCACGGTCACGGGCACCCAGGTCCGCTCGAACGGCGCGCAGCTCGCCGAACTGGGCCGCCTGCTCGACGCGGGCACGGTCCGGGTCGCGATCGACAGCACGTTCGCGCTCGCGGACGCCCGGGCCGCGCACGAACGCGCAGCCCGAGGTCACATCCGGGGCAAGATCGTGCTCACGGTCCCGTAG
- a CDS encoding N-acetylneuraminate synthase family protein yields MSSNSRLRTFGSKTAGPGHPVYITGEIGINHNGELDNALALIDVAADAGCDAVKFQKRTPEICTPRDQWDIERDTPWGRMTYIDYRHRVEFGEAEYQAIGEHCKKRGIDWFASPWDTEAVAFLEKFDVPAHKVASASLTDDELLRALRATGRTVILSTGMSTPKQIRHAVEVLGSDNILMCHATSTYPAQAEELNLRVINTLQGEYPNVPIGYSGHETGLQTTLAAVALGATFVERHITLDRAMWGSDQAASVEPQGLTRLVRDIRTIEASLGDGVKKVYESELGPMKKLRRVAGVVAEADAAEREPVAV; encoded by the coding sequence ATGAGCTCCAACTCCCGTCTGCGCACCTTCGGTTCGAAGACCGCCGGCCCCGGCCACCCCGTCTACATCACCGGTGAGATCGGCATCAACCACAACGGCGAGCTCGACAACGCCCTCGCCCTGATCGACGTGGCCGCCGACGCCGGCTGTGACGCGGTCAAGTTCCAGAAGCGCACCCCGGAGATCTGCACCCCGCGCGACCAGTGGGACATCGAGCGCGACACCCCCTGGGGCCGGATGACGTACATCGACTACCGCCACCGCGTGGAGTTCGGCGAGGCCGAGTACCAGGCCATCGGCGAGCACTGCAAGAAGCGCGGCATCGACTGGTTCGCCTCCCCGTGGGACACCGAGGCCGTCGCCTTCCTGGAGAAGTTCGACGTCCCGGCCCACAAGGTCGCCTCCGCGTCGCTGACGGACGACGAGCTGCTCCGCGCCCTGCGCGCCACGGGCCGCACGGTCATCCTCTCGACCGGCATGTCGACCCCGAAGCAGATCCGTCACGCGGTCGAGGTCCTCGGCTCGGACAACATCCTGATGTGCCACGCCACGTCGACGTACCCGGCGCAGGCCGAGGAGCTCAACCTCCGCGTCATCAACACCCTCCAGGGCGAGTACCCGAACGTCCCGATCGGCTACTCCGGCCACGAGACGGGCCTGCAGACCACGCTCGCCGCGGTCGCCCTCGGCGCCACCTTCGTGGAGCGCCACATCACCCTCGACCGCGCCATGTGGGGCTCGGACCAGGCCGCGTCGGTCGAGCCGCAGGGCCTGACCCGCCTCGTCCGCGACATCCGCACCATCGAGGCCTCCCTCGGTGACGGCGTCAAGAAGGTCTACGAGTCGGAGCTCGGCCCGATGAAGAAGCTCCGCCGTGTCGCGGGCGTCGTCGCCGAGGCCGACGCGGCCGAGCGCGAGCCGGTCGCGGTCTGA
- a CDS encoding cytidylyltransferase domain-containing protein translates to MSHPQPAGTPVQPVRRVLAVIPARGGSKGVPAKNLAPVGGVPLVARAIRECLASRLVTDVVVSTDDHVIAEAARSAGAEVVLRPAAIAGDTATSEAAVLHAMDAHEALHGTSVDVVLLVQCTSPFIVREDIDGVVGSIVDGGADTALTVAPFHGFVWRDADDEPAALDARRTGEVGGTTKVASATATDGGYGVNHDKSFRPRRQDRPQDLLETGAVYAMDVAGFREHKHRFFGRTELVRTDPARVLEIDDPHDLARARALAPLFDSGRADALPTRDDIDAVVLDFDGTQTDDRVLIDSDGREFVSVHRGDGLGIAALRDSGIPLLILSTEQNPVVAARARKLKIPVLHGIDRKDLALKQWCEEQGIAPERVLYVGNDVNDLPCFGLVGWPVAVASAHDVVRGAARAVTALPGGDGAIREIAAWILGPSLNK, encoded by the coding sequence ATGTCCCACCCCCAGCCAGCGGGTACCCCGGTACAGCCGGTGCGCCGCGTCCTGGCCGTCATCCCGGCCCGCGGCGGCTCCAAGGGCGTGCCCGCCAAGAACCTGGCCCCGGTCGGCGGTGTGCCCCTGGTGGCGCGCGCCATCCGCGAGTGCCTGGCGTCGCGGCTCGTCACGGACGTCGTCGTCTCCACGGACGACCACGTGATCGCCGAGGCCGCCCGCTCGGCCGGCGCCGAGGTGGTCCTGCGGCCCGCGGCGATCGCGGGGGACACCGCGACCAGTGAGGCGGCGGTGCTGCACGCGATGGACGCCCACGAGGCGCTGCACGGCACCTCCGTGGACGTCGTCCTGCTCGTGCAGTGCACCAGCCCCTTCATCGTCCGCGAGGACATCGACGGCGTGGTCGGCTCGATCGTGGACGGCGGCGCGGACACGGCGCTGACCGTCGCGCCCTTCCACGGCTTCGTGTGGCGGGACGCCGACGACGAGCCCGCGGCCCTCGACGCCCGCCGCACCGGCGAGGTCGGCGGCACCACGAAGGTCGCCAGCGCGACCGCCACCGACGGCGGTTACGGCGTCAACCACGACAAGTCCTTCCGCCCGCGCCGCCAGGACCGCCCCCAGGACCTCCTGGAGACCGGCGCGGTCTATGCCATGGACGTGGCCGGCTTCCGCGAGCACAAGCACCGCTTCTTCGGCCGCACGGAGCTGGTCCGCACGGACCCCGCGCGCGTCCTGGAGATCGACGACCCGCACGACCTCGCCCGCGCCAGGGCGCTCGCGCCGCTCTTCGACTCCGGCCGGGCCGACGCCCTTCCGACCCGCGACGACATCGACGCGGTCGTACTCGACTTCGACGGCACCCAGACCGACGACAGGGTGCTGATCGACTCCGACGGACGGGAGTTCGTCTCCGTGCACCGCGGGGACGGCCTCGGCATCGCCGCCCTGCGTGACTCGGGCATCCCGCTGCTGATCCTGTCCACGGAACAGAACCCGGTCGTCGCCGCCCGGGCCAGGAAGCTCAAGATCCCGGTCCTGCACGGCATCGACCGCAAGGACCTCGCACTCAAGCAGTGGTGCGAGGAGCAGGGCATCGCTCCCGAGCGCGTGCTCTACGTCGGCAACGACGTCAATGACCTCCCGTGCTTCGGCCTCGTCGGCTGGCCCGTGGCGGTCGCGAGCGCCCACGACGTCGTACGCGGCGCCGCACGCGCGGTCACCGCTCTCCCCGGCGGTGACGGCGCGATCCGAGAGATCGCCGCATGGATCCTCGGCCCCTCCCTCAACAAGTAA
- a CDS encoding DUF6716 putative glycosyltransferase, whose amino-acid sequence MPVSNSGTTRITVLADSDTRWKWGALTASRLAGEGADSGEGADTHLDGRLLRGRATPTVRQLEEVGVRADSLREVTAVEFLREVERDAPDVIVLALVGGAVQAVLHGLARIAEGAAGTKRPVVVTGYVGVVYEKLADGLLLRHGADVVLANSRQDAERFRAVYEGVGADASGVVESALPFLGGAAYLGKDQKHDPYTVVFAAQPSVPDSRAHRTYLLRRMVQHARMHPDREVLLKLRSKPGEHTTHIEELPYQKLAKGEDLPPNCRLVYGNMGEVLDRTDLLVTISSTAALESLHRRIPTVVLTDLGVREALGNHHFIGSGCLASWDEIDAGHSPEAAPEWVARQGVAPDGTYAKAFDAARQRVADLLAQPQLPPIAPYYSLTTAPGYLPGILARHHLGPDGAPLPGAPAADREPGPVRQAVRSAARGAYRHGVQRVAPVIRRMGEL is encoded by the coding sequence GTGCCAGTAAGCAACAGCGGGACGACACGGATCACCGTGCTCGCCGACTCCGACACCCGGTGGAAATGGGGTGCGCTCACCGCGAGCCGCCTCGCCGGTGAGGGAGCGGATTCGGGTGAGGGAGCGGACACGCACCTCGACGGACGCCTCCTCCGGGGCCGGGCCACGCCCACCGTCCGTCAGCTCGAAGAGGTCGGAGTGCGCGCGGACTCGCTCCGCGAGGTCACCGCCGTCGAATTCCTGCGCGAGGTGGAGCGCGATGCGCCCGACGTGATCGTGCTCGCCCTCGTGGGCGGCGCGGTCCAGGCGGTGCTGCACGGACTCGCCCGCATAGCGGAGGGCGCCGCGGGCACGAAGCGGCCCGTCGTCGTCACCGGCTATGTCGGCGTCGTCTACGAGAAGCTCGCCGACGGCCTGCTGCTGAGGCACGGCGCGGACGTCGTCCTCGCCAACTCCCGGCAGGACGCGGAACGCTTCCGCGCCGTGTACGAGGGGGTCGGCGCCGACGCGTCGGGCGTCGTGGAGAGCGCGCTGCCGTTCCTCGGCGGCGCCGCCTACCTCGGAAAGGACCAGAAGCACGACCCGTACACGGTCGTCTTCGCCGCGCAGCCCTCCGTGCCGGACAGCCGCGCACACCGGACGTACCTGCTGCGCCGCATGGTCCAGCACGCCCGGATGCACCCGGACCGCGAGGTCCTGCTCAAGCTGCGCAGCAAGCCCGGCGAACACACCACGCACATCGAGGAACTGCCCTACCAGAAGCTCGCCAAGGGCGAGGACCTGCCGCCCAACTGCCGCCTCGTGTACGGGAACATGGGCGAGGTCCTGGACCGCACCGACCTGCTCGTCACGATCAGCTCCACCGCCGCGCTCGAATCCCTGCACCGCCGCATCCCCACCGTGGTCCTCACCGACCTCGGAGTGCGCGAGGCGCTCGGCAACCACCACTTCATCGGCTCCGGATGCCTGGCGTCCTGGGACGAGATCGACGCCGGGCACAGCCCCGAGGCCGCTCCGGAGTGGGTCGCACGGCAGGGCGTGGCACCCGACGGGACGTACGCCAAGGCGTTCGACGCGGCACGACAGCGCGTCGCGGACCTGCTCGCACAGCCCCAACTGCCGCCCATCGCCCCGTACTACAGCCTCACCACGGCCCCCGGATACCTCCCCGGCATCCTGGCCCGCCACCACCTCGGCCCGGACGGAGCCCCGCTCCCCGGCGCCCCCGCGGCGGACCGCGAGCCGGGCCCCGTGCGCCAGGCCGTCCGCAGCGCGGCCCGCGGCGCCTACCGGCACGGGGTGCAGCGCGTGGCCCCCGTCATCCGGCGGATGGGCGAGCTGTGA
- a CDS encoding glycosyltransferase family 2 protein has translation MVKLSVIVPFYNVQQYAPDTLKSLRANARDDFEFILVDDCSKDETPEILERAARELPGAVHLRHETNGGLATARNTGLDAARGEYLTFLDGDDWLAPGYYAQLVSAIEQLGCDFVRTDHVQCTARARSIHRVPHGRRGVVMPPRDVILPADRSTSVDYAYAWAGIYHRRLADQGLLHFTDGLRTAEDRPWIWRLHREAESFAAVGLLGVFYRRGVASSLTQIGDVRQLDFIRAFDQVVRETAEDRDADKLLPKAVRTYCAIISHHLGSIERFEPQVARKLKSLSAAALKRMPQGVLDDALDSMDIQRATRLRRLRRRPVSAEVAA, from the coding sequence GTGGTTAAGCTCTCCGTCATCGTGCCGTTCTACAACGTGCAGCAATACGCGCCCGACACCTTGAAGAGTCTGCGAGCGAACGCACGCGACGACTTCGAATTCATTCTCGTCGACGACTGTTCGAAGGACGAGACTCCAGAGATCCTGGAGCGTGCCGCGCGCGAGCTGCCCGGCGCCGTCCATCTCAGACATGAGACGAACGGCGGTCTGGCGACCGCCCGCAACACAGGCCTTGACGCGGCGCGCGGCGAGTACCTCACCTTCCTGGACGGTGACGACTGGCTCGCGCCCGGCTATTACGCACAACTCGTGTCCGCCATAGAGCAGTTGGGCTGCGACTTCGTGCGCACCGACCATGTGCAGTGCACCGCTCGGGCCCGCAGCATCCACCGTGTCCCGCACGGCAGGCGCGGTGTCGTCATGCCGCCGCGGGACGTCATCCTGCCCGCCGACCGGTCGACGTCCGTCGACTACGCCTACGCGTGGGCGGGCATCTACCACCGGCGCCTCGCCGACCAGGGCCTGCTGCACTTCACGGACGGCCTGCGCACCGCGGAGGACCGGCCGTGGATCTGGCGGCTGCACCGTGAGGCGGAGTCCTTCGCCGCGGTGGGTCTGCTCGGCGTTTTCTACCGGCGCGGGGTCGCCTCGTCACTGACACAGATCGGCGACGTACGACAGCTCGATTTCATCCGGGCATTCGACCAGGTGGTCCGCGAAACTGCCGAGGACCGGGACGCGGACAAACTCCTGCCGAAGGCAGTCCGCACCTATTGCGCGATCATTTCCCACCATCTGGGATCCATCGAAAGGTTCGAGCCACAAGTGGCGCGGAAATTGAAGTCACTGAGCGCGGCCGCCCTGAAGCGGATGCCGCAGGGTGTTCTCGACGACGCCCTCGACTCCATGGACATACAGCGGGCGACGCGCCTGCGCCGTCTTCGCCGGCGACCGGTGTCGGCGGAGGTGGCCGCGTAA